The Phoenix dactylifera cultivar Barhee BC4 chromosome 12, palm_55x_up_171113_PBpolish2nd_filt_p, whole genome shotgun sequence genome has a window encoding:
- the LOC103705898 gene encoding keratinocyte-associated protein 2, whose translation MTGPGRSMLYSLLLFAIILSLLEMYRGKLASSELLTIFGGFISSLLFLVLLTFIGNYQESSGMKTGWGAVVLAEIVALIAASTVHRVCVTTCFLFSAGLLYEVNKLSGMMLSKNEPKVRRH comes from the exons ATGACGGGTCCTGGCAGGTCCATGCTGTACTCATTGCTTCTATTTGCCATTATTCTCTCACTTCTTGAGATGTACAGAGGGAAATTGGCATCTTCTGAGTTGCTGACGATTTTTGGTGGTTTTATCAGCTCCCTGTTATTTCTTGTGCTGCTAACA TTCATTGGGAATTATCAAGAATCAAGTGGGATGAAAACAGGGTGGGGTGCTG TTGTACTTGCAGAAATTGTTGCTCTCATTGCTGCTAGCACTGTTCATCGTGTTTGTGTCACAACATG TTTCTTATTTTCAGCTGGACTTCTATACGAGGTTAACAAGCTTTCAGGGATGATGCTTTCTAAAAATGAACCAAAAGTGCGGCGACATTGA
- the LOC103705899 gene encoding methylenetetrahydrofolate reductase 1-like, whose protein sequence is MKVIEKIRAAGEGEGRTVFSFEYFPPKTEEGVENLFERMDRMVAHNPTFCDITWGAGGSTADLTLDIANRMQNMICVETMMHLTCTNMPVEKINHALDTIKTNGIQNVLALRGDPPHGQDKFVQVAGGFACALDLVQHIRAKYGDYFGITVAGYPEAHPDVIQGEGGATLEAYSNDLAYLKRKVDAGADLIITQLFYDTDIFLKFVNDCRQIGITCPIVPGIMPINNYKGFLRMTGFCKTRIPPEITAALEPIKDNEEAVKAYGIHLGTEMCKKILAHGIKTLHLYTLNMEKSALAILMNLGLIEESKISRSLPWRRPTNVFRAKEDVRPIFWANRPKSYISRTLRWEQYPQGRWGDSRNASYGALTDHQFMRPRARDKKLQEEWAVPLKSLNDIKERFMNFCMGKLRSSPWSELDGLQLETKIIDEQLGEIILKGFLTINSQPAINGEKSDSPAVGWGGPGGYVYQKAYLEFFCSKEELNLLTENCKGFPSLTYIAVSKEGECLSNVAPNAVNAVTWGVFPGKEIIQPTVVDPASFMVWKDEAFEIWTKGWACLFPEGDPSRKLLAQVQRNYFLVCLVDNDYIHGDVFAAFKDV, encoded by the exons atgaaGGTGATAGAGAAGATCCGGGCggcgggggagggggaggggcggACGGTGTTCTCGTTCGAATACTTCCCCCCGAAGACGGAGGAAGGGGTGGAGAACCTCTTCGAGCGCATGGACCGCATGGTCGCCCACAACCCCACCTTCTGCGACATCACCTGGGGCGCCGGCGGCTCCACTGCCGACCTCACCCTCGACATCGCCAACCGCATGCAGAACATG ATCTGCGTGGAAACAATGATGCACTTGACTTGCACCAACATGCCAGTGGAGAAGATCAACCATGCCCTGGACACTATCAAGACCAATGGGATTCAAAATGTTCTGGCTCTTAGAGGGGATCCTCCTCATGGTCAGGACAAGTTTGTTCAGGTTGCTGGCGGTTTTGCCTGTGCCCTTGATCTG GTGCAGCACATTCGAGCTAAGTATGGTGACTACTTCGGCATAACTGTTGCTGGCTATCCAG AGGCTCACCCTGACGTGATACAAGGTGAAGGAGGTGCTACATTAGAAGCCTACAGCAATGATCTTGCTTATTTGAAGAGAAAG GTGGATGCTGGTGCAGATCTTATTATCACTCAGCTGTTTTATGATACTGACATATTTCTGAAGTTTGTGAATGATTGCCGTCAAATTGGGATAACTTGTCCCATTGTTCCTGGTATAATGCCTATTAACAACTATAAGGGCTTCTTGCGTATGACTGGATTCTGTAAAACTAGG ATACCACCTGAGATTACAGCTGCCCTGGAGCCTATTAAAGACAATGAGGAGGCTGTCAAGGCATATGGAATCCACCTTGGAACTGAGATGTGCAAGAAGATTTTAGCTCATGGGATCAAAACGCTGCATCTTTACACACTAAACATGGAGAAGTCTGCTTTGGCCATATTAATG AACCTTGGATTAATCGAGGAATCTAAGATTTCAAGGTCCTTACCATGGAGGCGTCCAACAAATGTTTTTCGTGCCAAAGAAGATGTTCGACCTATCTTTTG GGCTAATCGTCCCAAAAGCTACATTTCAAGGACTCTTCGTTGGGAGCAGTACCCACAAGGGAGGTGGGGGGATTCTCGTAACGCATCATATGGAGCCCTTACTGACCACCAG TTCATGCGCCCACGTGCACGTGACAAGAAGCTTCAAGAGGAATGGGCAGTCCCATTGAAATCTCTGAATGACATTAAAGAG AGGTTCATGAACTTCTGCATGGGAAAACTTAGAAGTAGCCCGTGGTCGGAGTTAGATGGGCTGCAGCTGGAGACAAAGATAATTGATGAACAACTGGGAGAGATCATCTTAAAGGGTTTTCTGACCATCAATAGTCAACCTGCAATTAATGGAGAGAAATCTGATTCTCCAGCAGTTG GGTGGGGTGGACCAGGGGGTTATGTCTATCAAAAGGCCTATCTTGAATTCttctgctcaaaagaggagttaAATTTACTAACTGAAAACTGCAAGGGATTTCCATCTCTTACATATATTGCTGTAAGCAAAGAAGGGGAATGTCTCTCCAATGTTGCCCCAAATGCAGTCAATGCAGTGACATGGGGTGTTTTCCCTGGCAAAGAGATAATCCAACCAACTGTTGTTGATCCTGCAAGCTTCATGGTTTGGAAGGATGAGGCTTTTGAGATCTGGACAAAGGGATGGGCATGCTTGTTTCCTGAGGGTGACCCATCAAGGAAATTACTAGCACAG gtgcagagaaattactTTTTGGTTTGTCTTGTTGACAATGATTATATTCATGGAGATGTATTTGCTGCTTTCAAGGATGTATGA
- the LOC103705900 gene encoding L-ascorbate oxidase homolog — protein sequence MSQVTAVFVLVSLLGLSVVRAEDPYLWFPWNVTYGTIAPLGIPQQVILINNQFPGPEINCTSNNNIIINVFNNLDEPFLLTWNGVQHRKNSWMDGTPGTNCPILPGQNFTFHFQPKDQIGSFFYFPSLGMQKAAGGVGMLRVHSRLLIPVPFAPPAQEFNVLAGDWFTKSHKVLARQLDAGRGLGLPAGVLINGRLGKDAAGRDEPPCSPCKPANVYRFRFCNVGLKTSLNFRLQKHSLKLVEMEGSHTVQNLYDSLDVHVGQCLSVLVTADQAPGDYYLVASTRFTKEILAATAVLRYAGSNAPPSPVIPDGPSGWAWSFNQWRTFRWNLTASAARPNPQGSYHYGQINITRTIKLVNGHSVVDGKRRHFINGISHVDPDTPLKLAEYFNLSKPAFEYNLMGDVPPAPDAPVTLAPNVITAEFRTFIEIIFENTERSIQSYHLDGYAFFPAGMGPGKWSPESRKRYNHLDTVSRHSIQVFPRSWTAIMLTFDNAGMWNLRSMNWENKYLGQQLYVSVTSPARSLRDEYNMPANALRCGAVVGLPLPPSYT from the exons ATGTCGCAGGTCACCGCCGTGTTCGTCCTCGTCTCGCTCTTGGGCCTCTCGGTCGTCCGGGCAGAGGACCCATACCTCTGGTTCCCATGGAACGTGACGTACGGCACCATCGCCCCTCTTGGCATTCCCCAGCAAGTCATCCTCATCAACAACCAGTTCCCGGGCCCCGAAATCAACTGCACTTCCAACAACAACATTATCATCAATGTCTTCAACAACCTCGATGAGCCCTTCCTCCTCACATG GAACGGCGTTCAGCACAGGAAGAACTCATGGATGGACGGGACGCCGGGGACCAACTGCCCCATCCTGCCGGGCCAGAACTTCACCTTCCACTTCCAACCCAAGGACCAGATCGGCAGCTTCTTCTACTTCCCCTCCCTCGGCATGCAGAAGGCGGCCGGCGGCGTCGGCATGCTCCGCGTCCACAGCCGCCTCCTCATCCCCGTCCCCTTCGCTCCCCCGGCCCAAGAATTCAACGTCCTCGCCGGCGACTGGTTCACCAAGAGCCACAAGGTCCTCGCCCGCCAGCTCGACGCCGgccgcggcctcggcctccccGCCGGCGTCCTCATCAACGGTCGCCTCGGTAAGGACGCCGCCGGCCGCGACGAGCCCCCATGTTCACCATGCAAGCCGGCAAACGTCTACCGCTTCCGCTTCTGCAATGTTGGCCTCAAAACCTCCCTCAACTTCCGCCTCCAAAAGCATTCGCTGAAGTTGGTTGAGATGGAGGGCTCCCACACCGTCCAGAATCTCTACGACTCCCTCGATGTCCACGTCGGCCAGTGCCTGTCGGTGCTCGTCACCGCCGACCAGGCCCCCGGCGACTACTACCTCGTCGCCTCCACCCGCTTCACCAAGGAGATCCTCGCTGCTACCGCCGTCCTCCGCTACGCCGGCTCCAACGCCCCTCCGTCGCCGGTCATCCCCGACGGACCCTCCGGCTGGGCCTGGTCCTTCAACCAGTGGCGGACTTTCCGGTGGAACCTCACCGCCAGCGCCGCCCGCCCCAACCCCCAGGGCTCCTACCACTACGGCCAGATCAACATCACCCGCACCATTAAGCTCGTCAACGGCCACAGCGTCGTCGACGGCAAGCGCCGCCACTTCATCAACGGCATCTCCCACGTCGACCCCGACACGCCGCTCAAGCTCGCCGAGTACTTCAACCTCAGCAAGCCGGCGTTCGAGTACAATCTCATGGGCGACGTGCCACCTGCCCCTGATGCCCCGGTGACCCTTGCACCCAATGTCATCACTGCCGAGTTTAGAACTTTCATCGAGATCATCTTCGAGAACACGGAGAGAAGCATCCAGTCCTACCACTTGGATGGCTACGCCTTCTTCCCTGCAGG GATGGGGCCAGGGAAGTGGTCGCCGGAGAGCCGAAAACGCTACAATCATTTGGACACGGTGAGCCGGCACAGTATCCAAGTATTCCCGAGGTCATGGACGGCGATCATGCTGACCTTCGACAATGCTGGGATGTGGAATTTGAGATCCATGAATTGGGAGAATAAATACCTGGGGCAGCAGCTGTACGTGAGTGTGACCTCGCCGGCACGATCGTTGAGGGATGAGTACAATATGCCCGCTAACGCACTCCGCTGCGGGGCGGTGGTCGGGCTTCCCTTGCCACCGTCCTACACCTAA
- the LOC103705901 gene encoding probable galacturonosyltransferase 7 isoform X2, which translates to MEGARRGRPRPRNLSDERSSSESGFGNYARVNSGGEQNESEGDELRVNDLMHRFKPTIPEDVTVNFMNKPTTESVAGAQSTSRPKGVISYSKPKNITSRGPSTEQVVAPKAPSSLTTRNDGRDGKKNHSNDSAGDETEKSCQHEFGSYCIWSMEHKEVMKDALVKRLKDQLFVARAYYPSIAKLQRQEKLSLELKQNIQEHERMLSEAISDADLPPFVGKKIQNMDHTIAKARSCTIDCNNVDKKLRQILDLTEDEAYFHMKQSAFLYHLVVQTMPKSFNCLSMRLTVEYFKNSLEDIEQLHAYKLNNPIFQHYVLISRNILAASVTINSTVMNAEETGHMVFHLVTDGQNFYAMKHWFARNSYKEATVHVLNFDDLNLFDSYNLGLRQLAPSEEFRVSISDIAQSSTLQMRTEYLSVFGHSHYLLPEIFKNLKKVVVLDDDVVVQQDLSSLWNLDLEGKVNGAVRFCGVRLGQLKTYMGGYNYNGDSCAWMSGMNIVDLESWREHNITGNYLGLLQKFQNGTEESWRASALPISLLLFQDLIYALDDTWVQSRLGHDYGVSADALQNAAALHYNGNMKPWLELGIPKYKSYWKKFLTQDERFMDECNVNP; encoded by the exons ATGGAAGGGGCTCGCCGTGGCCGTCCTCGCCCTC GAAACTTGAGTGATGAGCGCTCGTCTTCG GAGTCTGGCTTTGGGAATTACGCCCGTGTGAATTCTGGTGGGGAGCAGAATGAATCCGAG GGGGATGAGTTGAGGGTTAATGATCTCATGCATAGATTTAAACCAACAATCCCAGAG GATGTTACTGTAAACTTCATGAACAAGCCTACGACTGAATCTGTTGCTGGTGCGCAGTCCACTTCACGGCCAAAGGGTGTTATCTCCTACTCTAAACCAAAGAATATTACCTCTAGAG GTCCGTCGACAGAGCAAGTAGTTGCACCAAAAGCACCATCATCTCTGACTACAAGA AATGATGGAAGAGATGGAAAGAAGAATCATTCCAATGATTCAGCTGGTGATGAGACAGAGAAATCCTGCCAGCATGAATTTGGAAGCTACTGCATTTGGTCCATGGAACACAAAGAAGTGATGAAAGATGCTCTAGTGAAAAGACTCAAAGATCAGTTATTTGTGGCTAGAGCTTACTACCCAAGCATTGCGAAGCTTCAGAGACAGGAGAAGCTGTCACTTGAACTGAAGCAGAATATTCAAGAACACGAGCGCATGCTTAGTGAAGCCATTTCAGATGCTGATCTTCCACCATT TGTTGGAAAGAAGATACAAAATATGGATCACACAATTGCTAAAGCCAGATCATGTACCATAGACTGCAATAATGTGGACAAGAAACTTAGACAGATACTTGATCTGACTGAGGATGAAGCCTATTTCCATATGAAGCAGAGTGCATTCCTATATCATCTTGTTGTTCAGACCATGCCCAAAAGTTTTAATTGCTTGTCAATGAGATTGACAGTAGAATATTTCAAGAATTCATTGGAGGATATAGAGCAGTTACATGCTTACAAGCTCAACAACCCAATCTTTCAGCACTATGTACTCATCTCGAGAAACATACTTGCAGCATCTGTTACTATCAATTCTACTGTGATGAATGCTGAG GAAACTGGACATATGGTTTTCCATTTGGTCACTGATGGGCAAAACTTTTATGCCATGAAACACTGGTTTGCGAGAAATTCTTACAAGGAGGCAACTGTTCATGTCTTGAATTTTGATGATCTTAACCTGTTCGACTCTTACAATTTGGGCCTGCGACAGCTAGCACCATCTGAGGAATTCCGTGTTTCCATCAGTGACATTGCTCAATCATCAACTCTGCAGATGAGAACTGAATATCTATCTGTTTTTGGCCACTCCCACTATCTTCTACCTGAAATAttcaaaaatctaaaaaaggTAGTGGTTTTGGATGATGATGTTGTGGTTCAACAGGACTTGTCATCCTTATGGAACCTTGACTTGGAAGGGAAAGTGAATGGTGCTGTCCGGTTCTGTGGAGTTAGATTGGGTCAGTTGAAAACTTATATGGGAGGATATAACTATAATGGTGATTCTTGTGCCTGGATGTCCGGAATGAACATTGTAGATTTGGAAAGTTGGAGGGAGCACAACATTACTGGAAATTACCTAGGCCTGCTACAAAAG TTTCAAAACGGGACTGAGGAATCATGGAGAGCTTCAGCACTGCCCATAAGCTTACTCTTATTTCAAGATCTGATCTACGCTCTAGATGATACCTGGGTTCAGTCAAGGCTGGGCCATGATTATGGAGTTAGTGCAGATGCCTTACAGAATGCTGCAGCATTGCATTACAATGGCAACATGAAACCATGGCTAGAGCTTGGTATACCAAAATACAAGAGCTATTGGAAGAAATTTCTCACCCAAGATGAGCGGTTTATGGATGAGTGCAACGTAAATCCATAG
- the LOC103705901 gene encoding probable galacturonosyltransferase 7 isoform X1, whose product MKGNAAASSPPAKRRWKGLAVAVLALVCFSLLVPLAFLLGLQNRFPSGNLSDERSSSESGFGNYARVNSGGEQNESEGDELRVNDLMHRFKPTIPEDVTVNFMNKPTTESVAGAQSTSRPKGVISYSKPKNITSRGPSTEQVVAPKAPSSLTTRNDGRDGKKNHSNDSAGDETEKSCQHEFGSYCIWSMEHKEVMKDALVKRLKDQLFVARAYYPSIAKLQRQEKLSLELKQNIQEHERMLSEAISDADLPPFVGKKIQNMDHTIAKARSCTIDCNNVDKKLRQILDLTEDEAYFHMKQSAFLYHLVVQTMPKSFNCLSMRLTVEYFKNSLEDIEQLHAYKLNNPIFQHYVLISRNILAASVTINSTVMNAEETGHMVFHLVTDGQNFYAMKHWFARNSYKEATVHVLNFDDLNLFDSYNLGLRQLAPSEEFRVSISDIAQSSTLQMRTEYLSVFGHSHYLLPEIFKNLKKVVVLDDDVVVQQDLSSLWNLDLEGKVNGAVRFCGVRLGQLKTYMGGYNYNGDSCAWMSGMNIVDLESWREHNITGNYLGLLQKFQNGTEESWRASALPISLLLFQDLIYALDDTWVQSRLGHDYGVSADALQNAAALHYNGNMKPWLELGIPKYKSYWKKFLTQDERFMDECNVNP is encoded by the exons ATGAAGGGTAACGCTGCCGCGAGTTCGCCCCCGGCGAAGCGGCGATGGAAGGGGCTCGCCGTGGCCGTCCTCGCCCTCGTATGCTTCTCGCTCCTCGTCCCCCTTGCCTTCCTCCTCGGCCTCCAAAACCGCTTCCCCTCCG GAAACTTGAGTGATGAGCGCTCGTCTTCG GAGTCTGGCTTTGGGAATTACGCCCGTGTGAATTCTGGTGGGGAGCAGAATGAATCCGAG GGGGATGAGTTGAGGGTTAATGATCTCATGCATAGATTTAAACCAACAATCCCAGAG GATGTTACTGTAAACTTCATGAACAAGCCTACGACTGAATCTGTTGCTGGTGCGCAGTCCACTTCACGGCCAAAGGGTGTTATCTCCTACTCTAAACCAAAGAATATTACCTCTAGAG GTCCGTCGACAGAGCAAGTAGTTGCACCAAAAGCACCATCATCTCTGACTACAAGA AATGATGGAAGAGATGGAAAGAAGAATCATTCCAATGATTCAGCTGGTGATGAGACAGAGAAATCCTGCCAGCATGAATTTGGAAGCTACTGCATTTGGTCCATGGAACACAAAGAAGTGATGAAAGATGCTCTAGTGAAAAGACTCAAAGATCAGTTATTTGTGGCTAGAGCTTACTACCCAAGCATTGCGAAGCTTCAGAGACAGGAGAAGCTGTCACTTGAACTGAAGCAGAATATTCAAGAACACGAGCGCATGCTTAGTGAAGCCATTTCAGATGCTGATCTTCCACCATT TGTTGGAAAGAAGATACAAAATATGGATCACACAATTGCTAAAGCCAGATCATGTACCATAGACTGCAATAATGTGGACAAGAAACTTAGACAGATACTTGATCTGACTGAGGATGAAGCCTATTTCCATATGAAGCAGAGTGCATTCCTATATCATCTTGTTGTTCAGACCATGCCCAAAAGTTTTAATTGCTTGTCAATGAGATTGACAGTAGAATATTTCAAGAATTCATTGGAGGATATAGAGCAGTTACATGCTTACAAGCTCAACAACCCAATCTTTCAGCACTATGTACTCATCTCGAGAAACATACTTGCAGCATCTGTTACTATCAATTCTACTGTGATGAATGCTGAG GAAACTGGACATATGGTTTTCCATTTGGTCACTGATGGGCAAAACTTTTATGCCATGAAACACTGGTTTGCGAGAAATTCTTACAAGGAGGCAACTGTTCATGTCTTGAATTTTGATGATCTTAACCTGTTCGACTCTTACAATTTGGGCCTGCGACAGCTAGCACCATCTGAGGAATTCCGTGTTTCCATCAGTGACATTGCTCAATCATCAACTCTGCAGATGAGAACTGAATATCTATCTGTTTTTGGCCACTCCCACTATCTTCTACCTGAAATAttcaaaaatctaaaaaaggTAGTGGTTTTGGATGATGATGTTGTGGTTCAACAGGACTTGTCATCCTTATGGAACCTTGACTTGGAAGGGAAAGTGAATGGTGCTGTCCGGTTCTGTGGAGTTAGATTGGGTCAGTTGAAAACTTATATGGGAGGATATAACTATAATGGTGATTCTTGTGCCTGGATGTCCGGAATGAACATTGTAGATTTGGAAAGTTGGAGGGAGCACAACATTACTGGAAATTACCTAGGCCTGCTACAAAAG TTTCAAAACGGGACTGAGGAATCATGGAGAGCTTCAGCACTGCCCATAAGCTTACTCTTATTTCAAGATCTGATCTACGCTCTAGATGATACCTGGGTTCAGTCAAGGCTGGGCCATGATTATGGAGTTAGTGCAGATGCCTTACAGAATGCTGCAGCATTGCATTACAATGGCAACATGAAACCATGGCTAGAGCTTGGTATACCAAAATACAAGAGCTATTGGAAGAAATTTCTCACCCAAGATGAGCGGTTTATGGATGAGTGCAACGTAAATCCATAG